The sequence agctgattgggagtcccataaggtggcgcacaattggcccagcgtcgtttgcGCGGGTGTGCACACAGCGCttagccggggtaggcagtcattgtaaataagagtttgttctcaactgacttggttagttaaataaaggttacattttaataAAACAATGTTATTGTAAAGGCACACAACTGTGAGAGAGAACACTATGGAACAAATGTCACGACCAACCATTCCCAAACCTTAGGACAGTGTAGCCTAGTAGGTATTGCACCTTGACACATGAGACAGGTCAGCAAATCAACAGCAACTTCAATCAAAATATCTGATAGACATTTTCAATTCAGTCGTATCTCTCTATGACTCAGTCATTGTGGCACTAAAGACATGCATGTATCCACAGTTTCGCTCGTGCAAGGAGCAGGCGCTGGATTTGCAGGTGACTTTTTCCTGGAATCGGTGTTGCTGAATTATCAGAGGGCTGCCCTGTCTTCGGTATTTGTTTTGGTTGTCAGCTGAAAGAAAGAAAGGTGTtgaataaactaaactaaagatACGTAGCTATATAACTTGTGAAGCTATGTTGAAAGGACAGTTCAAAGACTGAGAATGTTGCTGTAACACAGCTAACGTTAACATTTCGCAATAGCTACATAGATAGCACAGTGGTAACGTTATCTGGCCCGTGGTGAAGTCCCCGGTTTACTGTCATGAGATctagtgagctagctagcttctaACTGGATAACCAACTgctagtcagctagctaactCATTTATAAGTATACCTATTTAGATACTTAGTTACCTATCTAGTGTATAGCGAACTAGTTTATGCGGCCCACTTGCTTTGGCCAACACCCTCTTTTTCGTGTTCTGGTATTTTGCATGGCAGAAATGCGCGCTGCTGTCTTCCTGGCCATGGATGAACAAGCTAGAGTGGAGGTAAGATAGATAACTAGCTGACTTTGGGAGGGTATTCCAAAAAATCCTGAAAGTTTAGGGCTACTTATTGCTTCTCTTTAATAATGACTTAATTGTATGGATGTGTCTAAAGCAAATGATCTATCCACATCTGCATAACCTTTGCTTGGCTCTCATTCACTTCCCCCCTACAGAATAAAACTCCACTTGTCAATGAAAACTTGAAGAAATGTCTTAACACACAGGATGGTAACCAGGGTTTTATTACACACCATGATTGTCATAATCTGCTCATCCCATAATCAACATACTTTACAATTACTCATTATTTTCATGATGAGGTTGATCATATCCTTCCATTTGTACGATCCCTGGTGGCCAGCCTTATCATAGACTTCCTGCAGGTGTTCCACGTAGACTTCACGCTTGCTGTCTTCCAGCCAGAGATCAACTCAGTGAGTGTGTTACTCCCAGTGGATGGGGCTGGCCGGACATTTGGTCAAATAAAATACTTGCAAATGTCAGTgcattcactgtgtgtgtgtgttttattttgaGCTAAATGGCCTGGACAGCTGTGAGCAGGTGTCACGTGATCTGGGTATCACTGAGACCGATATGAATAGGACCACTCCTCTGCTGCTTGAGCTTGTCAAGAGAGGCAGACACAGGGAGAAGGCCTCCATCTTCTCAGCGGTAAAGACACACCAGTATACAGGGCTTAACATTTGACTAACATTTATTCATTCACATACATTAGCGTATTCCTTTGCTCTCCAAAGAGACTCTGACATTAGCAGTTGTCCAAACCCGAAGCCTTGCTGATTTGATTGTGCTCTTAAATGGCTATCCTTCACCTCCTGttgtgtttccccccccccccccccccccatccgaATGAAGTGTCAAGCTTGTGGATATAATGGACCGCTTTCCTGCTCTGTTCCccctctgctttcctgctctgTTCCCCCTATGatttcctgctctgttctccctctgatttcctgctctgttctccctatgctttcctgctctgttctccctctgctttcctgctctgttctccttctgctttcctgctctgttctccctctgctttcctgctctgttctccctatgctttcctgctctgttctccctctgctttcctgctctgttctccttcTGCTTTccttgtcacgtttcttcaaaatcgaacccagaagcagaccaggacaaggagagtaggaagaaagtgagtatttatttacaagtgaatgtgagtgggtagatacatccaggtggcgtagcgggcagcggtggtgagttgatgggagtaaataggtggatccaatggggaagcggaatcctccgatgaccaggcgggaatggggtaaatgatccgggtgagtaactgaagacagaacaaacggaggtaagttgaaggtaagcaagacgtacaaaacaacaaaacaaattatatccaacttgaggctgatactatggcacaacatactgttcatggctaacgatccggcagggaatggatgtcaggtcagagcttttgaaggggagaggtgatgatcaggacaggtgtgcagattactgatgggatacaggtgcgggtgaacatcgatctcccaacaagctaatttgcccggcaaccagacagggtgcgttccaggacaccggaaacacactccaggacagaaacacaggcaaacacagactcaggaagcggggttcgtgacagtaccccccctccgacgaacgccaccgggcggactacctagagcgccagggtggaggcggtagaagtcacgaagcaggtcgtcatcaaggatctgacaccgaggaatccaactcctctcctctggaccatatccttcccaatccacgagatattggaaacctcgaccccgccgtctggaatccattatgcggcgcaccgtgtaggcaggaccacctccgatcatccgaggaggaggaggacgaggaggagggggcaacagaggactgatgagaaccgtcttgaggcaggagacatgaaaagtggggtgtactcgaagcgttgccggcaatttgagtcggaccacaacagggttaatgattctctccaccccaaacggaccaatgaacttcggtgacagtttcctcgactcagtccgtagaggaagatcccgtgaAGCCAACTAAACCTTATCTCCGATGGTGTAAGCGGGAGCAGGAATACGtcgacgattcgcctggatctgataccggtcagaaactctaaggagaaccttcctggcccgatgccaggtccggtggcaacgacgaatgtgggcctggacagaaggaaccgaaagatccctctcctgagaaggaaacaagggaggttggtatccgtacaggcattggaagggggacatcccagtggcagatgaaggaagggtattatgggcatactcgacccagggtaattgagatgaccaagaggtgggatcagaggagacaagacaacgcagcgtggactccatcttctggttggctctctccgcctgaccattagattgtgggtgaaatccagaagtgagactgactgtagctccaatggccaaacagaaggatctccagacagcagaggtaaattgaggaccacggtcagaaacaatgtcactgggcaatccgtggaccctgaaaacctccctaaccaggatctcggacgtctccgtggcagatggaagcttggagagagggacaaaatgagcaaacttgctgaatctgtccacaatggtcagaatgaccgtgttcccaacagaagggggcaatcccgtgacaaaatccagggccagatgcgaccaaggtcgccgaggaataggtagggggtgaagaagcccagagctgggccgattggtacttttgttctgagcacaaacaggacatgcggcaacaaacctccgggtatcttctcccatggcaggccaccaaaatcgtctgcgcagtagcgccatagtccgagcaacgccagggtgacaagctatcttgctggcgtgggaccactgaagaacagcagaacggtccgactcaggcacgaacaaccgaccgggtggaccgttaccggggccgggctgcgtccgaagggccgccatcacatcctcctcaatcttccatgtaacggctcccacgacaaggttctggggaagaatcgtctcagtcttggccccactctcatccgtcttggagaacatccgggacaaggcgtccgctttgccgttcttcgacccaggtcggaacgtcagggaaaaattgaagcgtccaaaaaacaaagcccacctggcctgacgggagttgagacgtttagccgattgcacataagccagattcttgtggtcagtccagaccacaaacggttgctccgctccctccaaccagtgacgccactcctcccTCTGCTTTCCTGCTCGGTCCCccctctgctttcctgctctgtcctctctctgatttcctgctctgtcccccctctgctttcctgctctggccaccctctgctttcctgctctggccagcctctgctttcctgctctggccaccctctgctttcctgctctggccaccctctgctttcctgctctgtccaccctctgctttcctgctctgttctccctctgctttcctgctctgttctccctctgttttcctgctctgttctccttctgctttcctgctctgttctccctctgctttcctgctctgttctccttcTGCTT is a genomic window of Oncorhynchus kisutch isolate 150728-3 linkage group LG21, Okis_V2, whole genome shotgun sequence containing:
- the LOC109866432 gene encoding LOW QUALITY PROTEIN: FGFR1 oncogene partner-like (The sequence of the model RefSeq protein was modified relative to this genomic sequence to represent the inferred CDS: inserted 2 bases in 1 codon) encodes the protein MRAAVFLAMDEQARVENKTPLVNENLKKCLNTQDGNLVASLIIDFLQVFHVDFTLAVFQPEINSLNGLDSCEQVSRDLGITETDMNRTTPLLLELVKRGRHREKASIFSAVKTHQRVSRVEENADEGDSFFDDPLPKPQXTYGW